A single Pantanalinema sp. DNA region contains:
- the gmk gene encoding guanylate kinase yields the protein MTRTNARDEAQRHANRKREGMLIVISGPSGVGKGTLVKALSAQTPGLNLSVSVTTRAPRQGEEEGKHYFFRTEEQFQEMVEKGELLEYAQFVSGLYYGTPRAYVEEQIRNGQDVILEIDVKGAIQVKERWPHGVYVFLLPPTMEELEARLVKRQTEAAEAIRQRLSVAVDELNFLPLYDYQVVNDDLAKAADKLQAIISAERCRVSRHLSH from the coding sequence ATGACGCGGACCAACGCACGCGACGAAGCCCAGCGCCACGCCAACCGCAAGCGCGAGGGCATGCTCATCGTGATCTCCGGCCCCTCGGGCGTCGGCAAGGGGACCCTGGTCAAGGCCCTCAGCGCCCAGACGCCCGGTCTCAACCTCTCGGTCTCGGTGACGACCCGCGCGCCGCGCCAGGGCGAGGAAGAAGGCAAGCACTACTTCTTCCGTACCGAGGAGCAGTTCCAGGAGATGGTCGAGAAGGGCGAGCTGCTCGAGTACGCCCAGTTCGTCAGCGGCCTCTACTACGGCACGCCCCGCGCCTACGTCGAGGAGCAGATCCGCAACGGCCAGGACGTGATCCTCGAGATCGACGTCAAGGGCGCGATCCAGGTCAAGGAGCGCTGGCCCCACGGGGTCTACGTCTTCCTGCTGCCGCCCACCATGGAGGAGCTGGAGGCGCGTCTGGTCAAGCGCCAGACCGAGGCGGCCGAGGCCATCCGCCAGCGCCTTTCGGTCGCGGTGGACGAACTCAACTTCCTTCCGCTCTACGATTATCAGGTGGTCAACGACGACCTCGCCAAGGCCGCCGACAAGCTTCAGGCGATCATCTCCGCCGAACGGTGCCGCGTCAGCCGGCACCTCTCGCACTAG
- a CDS encoding DNA-directed RNA polymerase subunit omega produces MHSELLASCDNKYELVLDVARRAKHLKDDIQRDGSIEVNKPIPLAIQEMVHEGKATEGGQEG; encoded by the coding sequence ATGCACAGCGAACTCCTGGCCTCCTGCGACAACAAGTACGAGCTGGTCCTCGACGTCGCCCGCCGCGCCAAGCACCTCAAGGACGACATCCAGCGCGACGGCAGCATCGAGGTCAACAAGCCCATCCCCCTGGCCATCCAGGAGATGGTCCACGAGGGCAAGGCCACCGAAGGCGGCCAAGAAGGTTAA
- the coaBC gene encoding bifunctional phosphopantothenoylcysteine decarboxylase/phosphopantothenate--cysteine ligase CoaBC, whose translation MPVLLLGVSGGIAVYKAVELTSLLRKRGWEVRVVMTENATRFVTPLTFQTMSRHRVHLDQFALGQDWQVEHIDLVKGVDLAAVVPASANGLAKLAHGIADDLLSTTLLALRCPLLVAPAMNTAMWEHPATRANRETLLARGVQVIAPQGAGELACGDVGAGKLATVEDIAEALEAALRRGESLAGRRVLVTAGGTREPIDPVRYVGNRSSGKMGHAIAQAAQERGAEVTLVTTARLGAPAGVEVVSVATASELLSAVEQRFEAADVLVMAAAVADYRPIEAAPSKIKKTSDRLVIELVPTVDVLTRLAPRKRADQLVVGFAAETDDVLGYAAGKLARKGLDLIVANDVSRADIGFESDANAVSVLDASGVVLEVERAPKAVVAGRILDVVADRLNRP comes from the coding sequence ATGCCCGTCCTGCTCCTCGGAGTCTCGGGCGGGATCGCCGTCTATAAAGCCGTCGAGCTGACCTCCCTGCTGCGCAAGCGCGGCTGGGAGGTTCGCGTCGTCATGACCGAGAACGCGACCCGCTTCGTCACGCCCCTGACCTTCCAGACCATGTCCCGCCACCGGGTCCACCTCGACCAGTTCGCCCTCGGCCAGGACTGGCAGGTCGAGCACATCGACCTGGTCAAGGGCGTGGACCTCGCGGCGGTGGTGCCGGCCTCGGCAAACGGCCTCGCGAAGCTCGCCCACGGCATCGCCGACGACCTGCTCTCGACGACCCTGCTCGCGCTGCGCTGCCCCCTTCTGGTCGCCCCCGCGATGAACACCGCCATGTGGGAGCACCCCGCGACGCGCGCGAACCGCGAGACGCTGCTCGCGCGAGGCGTGCAGGTGATCGCGCCGCAGGGCGCGGGTGAGCTCGCCTGCGGCGACGTGGGGGCGGGCAAGCTCGCGACGGTCGAGGACATCGCCGAGGCCCTCGAAGCCGCCCTGCGGCGTGGGGAGTCCCTTGCGGGCCGCCGGGTTCTGGTGACGGCGGGCGGCACCCGCGAGCCCATCGATCCGGTGCGCTACGTGGGCAACCGATCCAGCGGCAAGATGGGCCATGCGATCGCCCAGGCCGCGCAAGAGCGAGGCGCCGAGGTCACCCTGGTGACCACCGCGCGCTTGGGCGCGCCGGCAGGCGTCGAGGTCGTGAGCGTCGCGACCGCCTCCGAGCTGCTGAGCGCGGTCGAGCAGCGCTTCGAGGCGGCGGACGTGCTGGTGATGGCCGCCGCCGTCGCGGATTACCGCCCGATCGAGGCCGCCCCCTCCAAGATCAAGAAGACGAGCGATCGCCTCGTCATCGAGCTCGTGCCCACGGTGGACGTGCTCACGCGGCTCGCGCCGCGCAAGCGCGCCGACCAGCTGGTGGTCGGCTTCGCCGCCGAGACCGACGACGTGCTGGGCTACGCGGCCGGCAAGCTCGCGCGCAAGGGCCTGGATCTCATCGTCGCCAACGACGTGTCGCGCGCGGACATCGGCTTCGAGTCCGACGCCAATGCCGTGAGCGTCCTCGACGCCTCGGGCGTCGTCCTCGAGGTGGAGCGGGCCCCCAAGGCGGTGGTCGCCGGGCGCATCCTGGACGTGGTCGCCGACCGCCTGAACCGCCCCTGA